One genomic segment of Actinomycetota bacterium includes these proteins:
- a CDS encoding AbiV family abortive infection protein, with the protein MDKRESALRKIKRVATASFENAVRLHEDAILLYGEDRIPSALHTSVLSIEEIGKYFMHEDVWWHNRTDSQRPVHEMQRFLRGAYSHTKKQKWFASHADSPFISKPLLRVLREGELEAIKQKATYVGLPRKGNNIDFEGRMMNPSRISKRCAESYITLVNDYLVDLSVGVRKGCYVLDIPEIDDWLAEPEFEQHFRELWPMMRISTKRRIDQMLKYNDIER; encoded by the coding sequence ATGGATAAAAGAGAATCAGCTCTTCGTAAGATAAAACGGGTTGCGACAGCCTCTTTTGAGAATGCTGTACGGCTGCACGAAGACGCAATTCTGCTGTACGGTGAGGACCGCATTCCATCCGCTTTACACACGTCGGTCTTGTCTATCGAGGAAATCGGCAAGTACTTTATGCATGAAGATGTATGGTGGCACAACCGAACAGATTCTCAGCGGCCAGTTCATGAAATGCAACGGTTTCTCCGCGGGGCATACTCTCACACCAAAAAACAAAAGTGGTTTGCGAGTCACGCTGACAGTCCTTTCATTTCTAAACCGCTGCTACGTGTTCTGCGGGAAGGCGAGCTTGAAGCAATCAAGCAGAAAGCAACATATGTTGGCCTTCCTCGCAAAGGAAATAATATAGATTTCGAGGGAAGGATGATGAATCCATCCAGGATCTCGAAAAGGTGTGCGGAAAGTTATATTACCTTGGTTAACGATTATCTAGTTGACCTGTCTGTTGGAGTTCGCAAGGGTTGTTATGTTTTAGACATTCCAGAGATTGACGATTGGCTGGCAGAGCCAGAGTTTGAACAGCATTTCCGCGAGCTGTGGCCCATGATGCGTATTTCTACCAAGCGACGTATTGATCAAATGTTAAAATACAATGATATTGAAAGATG